Genomic segment of Meles meles chromosome 17, mMelMel3.1 paternal haplotype, whole genome shotgun sequence:
CCCCTGATCTCAGATCTAGACCTGCCTGCGACTTTGAGTTGGGTGTGCGCCATTAGAATGTCAGAGACTTCATTGGCCACCGTATCACAAAATGTTTTCCCAAATCACATCCTTGTCTAACATGCTTCTCTTCTAATCCCTGTAGGTACCAACcaagaaactgaagaaatatgAGAAAGAGTATCAGACAATGCGGGAGAGTCAGCTGCAGCAGGAAGACCCAATGGATAGATACAAGGTAGGGGAGGCATGGGTCACCCCTGAGAGCCAAGTGCCTTCTGTACCCGGAAGGAACAGTAGTGGCCACTTCacccccctctttccttcttgatTGACTCAGATGCTCCCTGACCATGATTAATGTCCaggtatgttttcatttcaagaAACTCTTGAGTCGCCAAccataatatttcttttctttcagtttgtaTATTTGTAGGTAACTCCACGTGTTGCATTTTTACTTGGAATCTTCATAAGaagctgagagaaagagagggaaaaagaaagagagaaagtggctATCGACTActttcaaaa
This window contains:
- the RABGAP1L gene encoding rab GTPase-activating protein 1-like isoform X8; this translates as MMEEISIMVAYDAHVFSQLHDEDFLTSLVAVSKPRSMVPTKKLKKYEKEYQTMRESQLQQEDPMDRYKFVYL